One part of the Paracoccus sp. MBLB3053 genome encodes these proteins:
- a CDS encoding HesB/IscA family protein, producing the protein MNMELNLPPKVTPRAFARLAEINASGPARPLRVAVLGGGCSGFQYDIRLDATAEDDLVLAGEGQSVVVDPVSLPFLAGATIDFTDELIGARFVIDNPNASSSCGCGTSFSI; encoded by the coding sequence ATGAACATGGAACTGAACCTGCCTCCCAAGGTCACCCCGCGCGCCTTTGCGCGTCTGGCCGAGATCAATGCGAGCGGTCCCGCCCGCCCGCTGCGCGTGGCAGTCCTTGGCGGCGGATGCTCGGGATTCCAATATGATATCCGCCTCGACGCGACGGCCGAGGATGATCTGGTGCTGGCCGGCGAGGGGCAGAGCGTCGTCGTCGACCCGGTGTCACTGCCTTTTCTGGCGGGTGCGACGATCGACTTCACCGATGAACTGATCGGCGCGCGCTTCGTGATCGACAATCCGAATGCCAGTTCGTCCTGCGGCTGCGGGACGTCTTTCTCGATCTGA
- a CDS encoding ABC transporter substrate-binding protein: MTRKGFLLTATTALSLALGTGAIADTADKKIALSNNYAGNSWRQAMLESWKRVTDKAVADGIVASADAFTTAENQATEQAAQIQNLILQGYDAIVLNAASPTALNGAVKEACDAGITVVSFDGIVTEPCAWRVKVDFVKMGRDEVEYLATRLPDGGNLLEIRGLAGVSVDDEIHQGIEEGVKAHPNFKIVGSVNGDWAQDVAQKAVAGILPSLPEIAAVVTQGGDGYGAAQAFAAAGRPTPIIVMGNRQDELKWWAEQRDANGYETVSTSIAPGVSTLAFWVAQQILDGQDVPKDLTVPFLSVTQDTLDQSLKDTPEGGVTNVDYSQEDAKKVISESM; encoded by the coding sequence ATGACCCGCAAGGGATTTCTGCTGACTGCCACCACCGCGCTGAGCCTTGCGCTCGGCACGGGCGCGATCGCCGATACCGCCGACAAGAAGATCGCCTTGTCGAACAACTATGCCGGCAACAGCTGGCGTCAGGCCATGCTGGAAAGCTGGAAGCGCGTTACCGACAAGGCCGTTGCTGACGGGATCGTGGCCAGCGCAGATGCCTTTACCACGGCCGAGAATCAGGCCACCGAACAGGCCGCGCAGATTCAGAACCTGATCCTGCAGGGCTATGACGCGATCGTGCTGAACGCCGCCTCGCCCACCGCGCTGAACGGCGCCGTCAAGGAAGCCTGCGATGCCGGGATCACCGTTGTGTCCTTTGACGGGATCGTGACCGAGCCCTGCGCCTGGCGGGTCAAGGTCGATTTCGTCAAGATGGGCCGGGACGAGGTGGAGTATCTGGCAACCCGCCTGCCTGACGGCGGCAATCTCCTGGAAATCCGCGGCCTTGCCGGGGTATCCGTCGATGACGAGATCCATCAGGGCATCGAAGAAGGGGTGAAAGCGCATCCGAACTTCAAGATCGTGGGCTCTGTCAATGGCGACTGGGCGCAGGACGTGGCGCAGAAGGCCGTCGCGGGCATCCTGCCCTCGCTGCCCGAGATTGCGGCGGTGGTGACACAGGGCGGGGACGGCTACGGCGCGGCCCAGGCTTTTGCCGCCGCCGGCCGCCCAACCCCGATCATCGTCATGGGCAATCGCCAGGACGAGCTGAAATGGTGGGCGGAACAGCGGGACGCGAATGGCTACGAGACTGTCTCGACCTCGATCGCCCCGGGGGTTAGCACACTCGCCTTCTGGGTCGCGCAGCAGATCCTGGATGGGCAGGACGTGCCCAAGGACCTGACCGTGCCCTTCCTGTCGGTGACGCAGGACACTCTGGACCAATCGCTGAAGGATACGCCCGAGGGCGGCGTCACCAATGTCGATTATTCACAGGAAGACGCGAAGAAGGTGATCTCCGAGTCGATGTGA
- a CDS encoding ABC transporter permease has protein sequence MTRYITPRLALPVLSLAVLIVAVFWLQPRAMSYVGINLLFNLAVPIALATVAQMIIIMVNDIDLSMGAFVSLIACITAAILPANPTLGVLLLMGCVLAYAALGALIEARQLPAIVVTLGMSFVWGGAAVLILPSPGGSSPSWLTAIMKAKPPLVPMAIIASVLIALVAHLLIMRSGFGVRLRALGGNVRAVSRAGRSTVRLRAMAYGLAGFFAVLAGMALVGLTTSGDANIALRYTLLSIAGVILGGGEFTGGRVSPVGAVIGALTLTLAGSFLSFLRLSPDWQIGAQGAILILVLAARLIVRPSARRA, from the coding sequence ATGACGCGATACATCACCCCGCGCCTTGCCCTGCCCGTGCTGTCGCTTGCGGTCCTGATCGTGGCCGTGTTCTGGCTGCAACCCCGCGCCATGAGCTATGTCGGGATCAACCTGCTGTTCAATCTGGCGGTGCCCATCGCATTGGCGACGGTGGCGCAGATGATCATCATCATGGTCAACGACATCGACTTGTCGATGGGCGCTTTCGTCAGCCTGATCGCTTGCATCACCGCCGCCATCCTGCCCGCGAACCCCACCCTTGGCGTCTTGCTGCTGATGGGCTGCGTCTTGGCCTATGCGGCCCTTGGCGCGCTGATCGAGGCGCGCCAGCTGCCCGCCATCGTCGTCACGCTCGGCATGTCCTTCGTATGGGGCGGGGCAGCGGTGCTGATCCTGCCCTCACCCGGAGGGAGTTCGCCCAGCTGGCTGACGGCGATCATGAAGGCCAAGCCGCCGCTTGTCCCGATGGCGATCATCGCGAGCGTGCTGATCGCGCTGGTCGCGCATCTTCTCATCATGCGCTCGGGCTTCGGGGTGCGGCTTCGCGCGCTTGGCGGCAATGTCCGCGCGGTTTCCCGCGCCGGCCGCTCGACCGTGAGACTGCGCGCGATGGCCTATGGTCTGGCCGGTTTTTTCGCCGTGTTGGCGGGCATGGCGCTGGTCGGGCTCACCACTTCGGGTGACGCGAATATCGCGCTGCGCTACACGCTTTTGTCGATTGCGGGCGTGATCCTGGGCGGAGGAGAGTTCACCGGCGGACGCGTTTCGCCCGTGGGCGCGGTGATCGGCGCCCTGACCCTGACGCTGGCGGGCAGTTTCCTGTCCTTTCTGCGCCTGTCGCCCGACTGGCAGATCGGGGCACAGGGCGCGATCCTGATCCTGGTCCTTGCCGCGCGGCTGATCGTCCGACCCTCTGCGAGGCGTGCATGA
- a CDS encoding dihydrofolate reductase, translating to MLSLIVARARNSAIGKDNQIPWHSPEDLKMFQRETTGGAVIMGRRTWESLPFKPLKNRLNIVVSRDGSLAEHVAPTVAEAVRMAGAAGYNRLYGIGGEAIYREMLPLADRLMLTEVDLEIAEADAFFPAFEESDWIELARRDLSGDGPICTLRELIRRR from the coding sequence ATGCTGAGCCTGATCGTCGCCCGCGCCCGAAATTCGGCCATCGGCAAGGACAACCAGATTCCGTGGCATTCGCCCGAGGATCTGAAGATGTTCCAGCGCGAAACCACCGGGGGCGCCGTCATCATGGGCCGCCGGACCTGGGAAAGCTTGCCCTTCAAGCCGCTCAAGAACCGATTGAACATCGTCGTGTCGCGCGATGGCTCGCTGGCCGAACATGTCGCGCCCACGGTTGCCGAAGCGGTCAGGATGGCCGGGGCTGCGGGCTACAATCGGCTCTACGGCATCGGCGGCGAAGCGATCTATCGCGAAATGCTGCCCCTGGCCGACCGGCTCATGCTGACCGAGGTGGATCTGGAAATCGCCGAGGCCGATGCCTTCTTTCCCGCATTCGAGGAAAGCGACTGGATCGAGCTGGCCCGCCGCGACCTTTCGGGCGACGGGCCGATCTGCACGCTGCGCGAACTGATCCGCCGGCGCTAA
- a CDS encoding ABC transporter permease, with protein MTKLLNLHRAPWFWAWIAAVAAFLATWSISVGGGGGAALAVAALTFASFSVLTGLGQMLVITMGPGNVDLSIPATMTLAGTLSLKLMDGMTGPAWLVILAGLVAALTVGGCAGVVNFALIRLLRIPPIIATLSASFLYQSLAIWSNRGLRIKPPAALADFTTGRAILGIPNLALVVLVISIGFWVALNRSAFGRRLSAIGQNPRAARLAGVPVARVSGTTYVTCAKMAGLTGFLLACFSGGAALNMGAEFLLMSIAVTVIGGSSIAGGNSNVPGIWAGALFMYLIVSMLNSYGLGAGVRLLSTGIIIIAIVAVASGRKARA; from the coding sequence ATGACCAAGCTGCTGAACCTCCACCGCGCGCCTTGGTTCTGGGCCTGGATCGCGGCCGTCGCCGCCTTCCTTGCCACCTGGTCGATCAGTGTGGGCGGCGGGGGTGGCGCGGCGCTGGCCGTCGCGGCCCTGACATTTGCCAGTTTCTCGGTCCTGACCGGGCTTGGGCAGATGCTGGTGATCACCATGGGACCGGGCAATGTCGACCTGTCGATTCCTGCCACGATGACGCTTGCCGGCACGCTGTCCTTGAAGCTCATGGACGGCATGACCGGGCCGGCCTGGCTTGTGATCCTCGCGGGTCTCGTCGCGGCTCTGACCGTTGGCGGATGCGCTGGCGTGGTGAATTTCGCGCTGATCCGCCTGCTGCGGATCCCGCCGATCATCGCCACCCTGTCGGCAAGTTTCCTTTACCAGTCGCTTGCAATCTGGTCGAACCGCGGCCTGCGCATCAAGCCGCCTGCGGCATTGGCCGATTTCACCACCGGCCGCGCGATCCTTGGAATTCCGAACCTCGCGCTGGTCGTTTTGGTGATCAGCATCGGCTTCTGGGTCGCCCTGAACCGTTCCGCCTTCGGAAGACGCCTCTCGGCCATCGGGCAGAACCCCCGTGCGGCACGGCTCGCGGGGGTGCCGGTCGCAAGGGTTTCGGGCACGACCTATGTCACCTGCGCCAAGATGGCCGGGCTCACGGGATTTCTTCTCGCCTGTTTCTCGGGCGGGGCAGCGCTGAACATGGGCGCCGAATTCCTGCTGATGTCGATCGCCGTGACGGTGATCGGCGGTTCGTCGATCGCGGGCGGCAATTCCAATGTTCCCGGCATCTGGGCCGGAGCCTTGTTCATGTACCTCATCGTCTCGATGCTGAACTCCTACGGTCTGGGTGCGGGGGTCAGACTGCTCTCGACAGGGATCATCATCATTGCCATCGTCGCCGTCGCAAGCGGAAGAAAGGCCAGAGCATGA
- a CDS encoding thymidylate synthase, whose amino-acid sequence MRQYLDALRTVLDQGVPSTDRTGTGTISQFGMQCRYPLAEGFPLVTTKKLHLKSIVHELLWFLSGDTNIRYLKENGVSIWDEWAGEKGDLGPVYGHQWRHFPTIREEDGRVVTGEVDQIAELVERIRKTPDSRRLIVSAWNPGEVDQMALPPCHTLWQVRVQQGKLHLQLYQRSADMFLGVPFNIASYALLTHMLAHVTGYEPGDFIHTMGDAHIYSNHLDQVATQLAREPRPLPRLRITREVSSIFDFRFEDFEFLDYDPAPAIKAPVAV is encoded by the coding sequence ATGCGCCAATATCTCGATGCGCTTCGCACCGTGCTCGATCAGGGCGTACCTTCGACCGACCGGACGGGAACCGGGACCATCTCGCAGTTCGGGATGCAATGCCGCTATCCGCTGGCCGAGGGCTTTCCGCTGGTCACCACCAAGAAGCTGCACCTGAAATCCATCGTGCATGAGCTGTTGTGGTTCCTGTCGGGTGACACGAATATCCGCTACCTCAAGGAAAACGGCGTCTCGATCTGGGACGAATGGGCGGGTGAGAAAGGTGATCTCGGCCCGGTCTATGGCCATCAGTGGCGCCATTTCCCGACCATCCGGGAAGAGGACGGCCGCGTCGTCACTGGCGAAGTCGACCAGATCGCCGAGTTGGTCGAGCGCATCCGAAAGACGCCGGATTCTCGCCGGTTGATCGTGTCCGCATGGAACCCGGGCGAGGTGGACCAGATGGCGCTGCCCCCCTGCCACACGCTGTGGCAAGTGCGCGTGCAGCAGGGCAAGCTGCATCTGCAGCTTTACCAGCGTTCGGCGGACATGTTCCTGGGCGTGCCGTTCAACATCGCCTCATATGCGCTGCTGACCCATATGCTGGCGCATGTGACCGGCTACGAGCCCGGCGATTTCATCCACACGATGGGGGACGCGCACATCTATTCGAACCATCTCGATCAGGTCGCGACCCAGCTTGCCCGCGAACCGCGCCCCCTGCCCCGGCTGCGCATCACTCGCGAGGTGAGTTCGATCTTCGACTTCCGCTTCGAGGATTTCGAGTTTCTGGATTATGATCCGGCTCCCGCGATCAAGGCTCCGGTGGCCGTCTGA
- a CDS encoding SMP-30/gluconolactonase/LRE family protein, whose product MTIHDQRDPRFRALIHPNAQLRQLGSGFEWTEGPVWFPAAQMLLFSDIPAHRMMRWTAETGCTVFRENSDYSNGNTRDPQGRLVTCHHGLRAVSRTEHDGSRTILAASHDGKRLNSPNDVVVRSDGSVWFTDPTYGILSDLEGYRAVPEQPGNYVWRIPPEGGEPQPVITDFTQPNGLCFSPDESLLYVAESGSSHDPDIAPVIRVFEVTQDGRVDNGRDFAMVDAGLPDGIRCDANGNLWSSAADGVHVFAPDGTLLGKILVPEVVSNLCFGGPRGNRLFITATTSLYQIAVDAAAAGW is encoded by the coding sequence ATGACCATCCACGATCAACGCGACCCGCGCTTCAGGGCATTGATCCACCCGAATGCGCAGTTGCGCCAGTTGGGCTCGGGTTTCGAATGGACCGAAGGGCCGGTCTGGTTCCCTGCCGCGCAGATGCTGCTGTTTTCCGATATCCCGGCACATCGCATGATGCGCTGGACGGCCGAAACCGGCTGCACGGTCTTTCGCGAGAATTCCGATTACAGCAACGGCAATACCCGCGATCCACAGGGTCGGCTGGTCACCTGCCATCATGGCCTGCGCGCCGTCAGCCGGACGGAACATGATGGCAGTCGCACGATCCTTGCCGCGAGCCATGATGGCAAGCGGCTGAACTCGCCCAATGACGTGGTGGTGCGGTCCGATGGCAGCGTGTGGTTCACCGATCCGACCTACGGCATCCTGTCCGATCTGGAGGGTTATCGCGCCGTGCCGGAACAACCCGGCAACTACGTCTGGCGCATTCCCCCGGAAGGAGGCGAGCCGCAACCGGTCATCACCGACTTTACCCAGCCGAACGGGCTTTGCTTCTCGCCCGACGAAAGCCTGCTTTATGTGGCCGAGTCGGGATCGAGCCATGATCCCGATATCGCACCGGTGATCCGGGTGTTCGAAGTGACACAGGATGGCAGGGTCGATAACGGGCGCGACTTCGCCATGGTCGACGCCGGCCTGCCCGATGGCATCCGCTGCGACGCCAACGGCAATCTCTGGTCCTCGGCCGCCGATGGGGTGCATGTCTTTGCCCCGGACGGCACGCTGCTGGGCAAGATCCTCGTGCCCGAGGTGGTCTCGAACCTCTGTTTCGGCGGGCCGCGCGGGAACCGGCTTTTTATCACGGCGACCACGAGCCTTTACCAGATCGCGGTCGACGCTGCTGCGGCAGGCTGGTAA
- a CDS encoding extracellular solute-binding protein, producing MRFFKFSNESAIWRALAFGVCVAAMPLASVAEPTHAIAMYGEPALEAGFHHLPYANPDAAKGGTIRLAESGSYDSLNPWILMGNPVWPIFTQPGLLAESLMMRSIDEPFSLYGLLAESVETDPERSWVEFTLRPEARFSDGAPVTIEDVMWSYETLGTKGHPRYTGVWAKVERMEQTGPRSVRFTFNTADRELALLMGMRPILKKAQWDGKDFSQSGLMPPIGSGPYVIDKVDPGRAITFRRNPDYWGRDLPVNRGLHNFDEIRYDYYGDASAMFEAFKAGETDVWRELVAARWDRDFDFPAIRDGRVVKSEIAHQRPSGIMGLVMNTRNPIFDDWRVREALIEAFNYRFINMTLSGGKDPRITSYFSNSELAMQPGPATGREAQLLAPFASDLPPGTIEGYALPEGGERAIDRKGIRAALKLFEEAGWTVRDGQLQNAQGQPFAFEILLNQSGSAMRSSSETRQIVDIFVESLRNLGIRPQVTLLDSAQYVERTSNYQFDMTWYERGLSLSPGNEQMLYWGSAGVEKTGTKNWMGMNSPAAEAMIAEMGTAKTLEDYRAAVHALDRILTAGRFVIPVSYSKISRLAHKADLHYPEKTPLYGDWPGFMPETWWYEERN from the coding sequence ATGCGATTCTTCAAGTTTTCTAACGAATCCGCGATCTGGCGGGCACTCGCCTTTGGCGTGTGTGTTGCAGCGATGCCTCTGGCAAGCGTTGCTGAACCCACGCATGCCATTGCAATGTATGGAGAACCTGCTCTGGAAGCGGGGTTTCATCACCTGCCCTATGCCAATCCCGACGCTGCCAAAGGCGGCACGATTCGGCTGGCAGAATCGGGAAGTTACGATTCGCTGAACCCCTGGATCCTCATGGGAAATCCGGTCTGGCCGATCTTCACCCAGCCCGGATTGCTGGCAGAATCCCTGATGATGCGCTCGATCGACGAGCCATTCTCGCTTTACGGCCTGCTGGCCGAAAGCGTCGAGACCGATCCGGAACGCAGCTGGGTGGAATTCACGCTGCGTCCCGAGGCAAGATTTTCGGATGGCGCGCCGGTCACGATCGAAGACGTGATGTGGTCCTATGAAACGCTCGGCACCAAGGGGCATCCCCGCTATACCGGCGTCTGGGCCAAGGTCGAGAGGATGGAGCAGACTGGCCCACGTTCCGTCCGTTTCACCTTCAATACCGCCGACCGCGAACTGGCCTTGCTGATGGGCATGCGTCCGATCCTGAAGAAGGCCCAATGGGACGGCAAGGATTTCTCGCAATCGGGGCTGATGCCGCCAATCGGATCGGGGCCATATGTGATCGACAAGGTCGATCCGGGCCGCGCGATCACCTTCCGCCGCAATCCGGATTACTGGGGCCGCGACCTGCCCGTGAACCGTGGGCTGCATAATTTCGACGAGATCCGCTACGACTATTACGGCGATGCCTCGGCCATGTTCGAAGCGTTCAAGGCGGGCGAAACCGATGTCTGGCGCGAGCTTGTCGCCGCCCGCTGGGATCGCGACTTCGACTTCCCCGCGATACGCGATGGTCGAGTCGTGAAGTCCGAAATCGCGCATCAGCGCCCCTCGGGCATCATGGGGCTGGTGATGAACACGAGGAACCCGATTTTCGACGACTGGCGCGTGCGCGAGGCGCTGATCGAGGCCTTCAACTACCGCTTCATCAACATGACGCTCTCGGGCGGCAAGGACCCCCGGATCACCAGCTATTTCTCGAATTCGGAACTCGCCATGCAGCCCGGCCCCGCGACGGGGCGCGAAGCCCAGCTGCTTGCCCCCTTCGCGTCCGACCTGCCACCGGGCACGATCGAAGGCTATGCCCTGCCCGAAGGCGGCGAACGCGCGATCGACCGCAAGGGCATTCGCGCCGCGCTGAAGCTTTTCGAAGAGGCAGGATGGACGGTCAGGGACGGGCAGCTACAGAACGCGCAGGGCCAGCCTTTCGCCTTTGAGATCCTGCTGAACCAGTCGGGCAGCGCCATGCGATCGAGTTCGGAAACCCGCCAGATCGTCGACATCTTCGTCGAGTCGCTGCGCAACCTGGGGATCAGGCCGCAGGTGACGCTGCTGGATTCGGCGCAATATGTCGAACGCACCAGCAACTACCAGTTCGACATGACCTGGTATGAACGCGGCCTGTCACTGTCGCCAGGCAACGAACAGATGCTTTACTGGGGCAGCGCGGGCGTCGAAAAGACCGGCACCAAGAACTGGATGGGCATGAACTCACCCGCTGCCGAGGCCATGATCGCCGAGATGGGCACGGCGAAGACGCTGGAAGATTACCGCGCGGCAGTGCATGCACTGGACCGCATCCTGACCGCCGGACGTTTCGTGATTCCGGTAAGCTATTCGAAAATTTCACGCTTGGCCCATAAGGCCGACCTACATTACCCTGAAAAAACACCGCTTTACGGCGATTGGCCGGGCTTCATGCCAGAGACGTGGTGGTACGAGGAAAGGAATTGA
- a CDS encoding sugar ABC transporter ATP-binding protein, with translation MTERERDTTGPTPVVVLKGASKNFGALRALDHVDLSIAPGECLGLVGHNGAGKSTLVNLVTGLFAPTGGEIFYPGASDHVGAGIRAISQEGTLCPNLSVLENLQVAQRDLTGWGWRKLAARRIGAALDAIFPEHRIRPEASIFDMTLAEQQMIEIAIGFAEGAAPARLVVLDEPTSSLDASISAQLLAHIRRFCATGGAVVFISHMLGEVSEVADRIVVMRDGRIIADRLANGFTRQGLVDAMGHVAEHARQTSPAALTRAWGDHSQPILRTPEGVEARRGEVVGLAGLAGHGQAEALARFYLAQSSDWRSLTEPAAVFVAGDRRRDGLMPIWSIRRNLALAALGQLTRRWLVDQAAENEMAKEWQRRIGIRTPDMGNPILSLSGGNQQKVLFARALATTAPVVVMDDPMRGVDIGTKTEVYDMIRHEAAMGRTFLWYSTEMDEIRNCDRVFVFRGGAISAELEGEAITEENILAASFEFGDSAA, from the coding sequence ATGACGGAACGCGAACGGGACACGACCGGGCCGACCCCGGTCGTGGTGCTGAAGGGAGCGTCGAAAAACTTCGGTGCGCTCCGCGCGCTGGATCACGTCGACCTGTCGATTGCACCGGGCGAATGCCTTGGCCTCGTCGGCCATAACGGCGCGGGAAAATCCACGCTGGTCAATCTGGTGACAGGGCTCTTTGCGCCGACCGGGGGAGAGATCTTCTATCCCGGCGCCTCAGATCATGTCGGGGCGGGCATCCGCGCCATTTCGCAGGAAGGCACGCTCTGCCCGAACCTGAGCGTGCTTGAAAACCTTCAGGTCGCGCAGCGCGACCTGACTGGCTGGGGCTGGCGCAAGCTGGCCGCACGCCGGATAGGGGCGGCGCTGGACGCGATCTTTCCGGAGCACCGCATTCGACCCGAGGCTTCGATCTTCGACATGACGCTTGCCGAACAGCAGATGATCGAAATCGCCATCGGCTTCGCCGAGGGTGCTGCACCGGCCCGACTTGTCGTGCTGGACGAACCGACCTCGTCGCTCGACGCCTCGATCTCGGCCCAGCTTCTTGCACATATCCGTCGCTTCTGCGCGACAGGCGGCGCGGTGGTGTTCATCTCGCACATGCTTGGCGAGGTATCCGAGGTCGCGGACAGGATCGTCGTCATGCGCGACGGGCGCATCATCGCCGATCGTCTGGCCAATGGCTTTACCCGGCAGGGACTTGTCGATGCGATGGGCCATGTGGCTGAGCACGCGCGTCAGACAAGCCCGGCGGCACTGACACGTGCATGGGGTGACCATTCGCAGCCCATATTGCGCACGCCAGAGGGGGTCGAGGCGCGCAGGGGCGAGGTCGTCGGACTGGCCGGACTGGCCGGACATGGCCAGGCCGAGGCTTTGGCGCGGTTCTATCTTGCACAAAGTTCGGACTGGCGCAGCCTGACCGAGCCAGCTGCCGTCTTCGTCGCGGGCGACCGCCGTCGCGATGGGCTGATGCCGATCTGGTCTATACGACGCAATCTCGCGCTGGCCGCCCTGGGGCAATTGACGCGGCGCTGGCTTGTCGATCAGGCGGCCGAGAATGAGATGGCGAAGGAATGGCAGCGACGCATCGGAATTCGCACTCCTGACATGGGCAACCCGATCCTTTCACTTTCCGGCGGCAACCAGCAAAAGGTGCTGTTCGCCCGCGCCCTGGCCACCACCGCCCCCGTGGTCGTCATGGACGACCCGATGCGCGGTGTGGATATCGGCACCAAGACCGAGGTCTATGACATGATCCGCCATGAGGCCGCGATGGGCCGCACCTTCCTGTGGTATTCGACCGAAATGGACGAGATCCGCAATTGCGACCGGGTCTTCGTCTTTCGTGGCGGCGCGATCTCGGCCGAGCTTGAGGGAGAGGCGATCACCGAAGAAAACATCCTGGCTGCCTCGTTCGAGTTCGGGGACAGCGCCGCATGA
- a CDS encoding 3-hydroxybutyrate dehydrogenase gives MFTKFLTGKTAVVTGSNSGIGLGIAIELAKAGADLVLNSFTDNDDDHALAEKLASDHGVEARYIQADMSKGDECRALIEKAGRCDILVNNAGIQHVAPIEDFPVEKWDAIIAINLSSAFHTTAIALPKMREAGWGRVINVASAHGLTASPFKSAYVAAKHGIIGLTKVTALETATDPITCNAICPGYVLTPIVEKQIPDQMKTHDMSREDVIAKVMLQRQPSGQFATVEQMGGTAVYLCSAAADQVTGTSISVDGGWTAL, from the coding sequence ATGTTCACGAAATTTCTGACGGGCAAGACTGCGGTGGTCACGGGGTCGAATTCCGGCATAGGCCTTGGAATTGCCATCGAACTTGCCAAGGCAGGCGCCGATCTTGTGCTGAACAGCTTTACCGACAACGACGACGACCATGCGCTGGCCGAGAAGTTGGCGTCAGATCACGGCGTTGAGGCACGATACATTCAAGCCGACATGTCGAAGGGCGATGAATGCCGTGCGCTGATCGAAAAGGCCGGGCGCTGCGATATTCTCGTGAACAACGCCGGTATCCAGCATGTCGCCCCGATCGAGGATTTCCCGGTCGAGAAATGGGACGCGATCATCGCGATCAACCTGTCCTCGGCCTTTCACACGACGGCGATCGCCTTGCCGAAGATGCGCGAGGCTGGCTGGGGGCGGGTCATCAACGTGGCCTCGGCGCATGGCCTGACGGCCAGCCCCTTCAAGTCCGCCTATGTTGCGGCCAAGCATGGCATCATCGGCCTGACCAAGGTCACGGCGCTGGAAACCGCGACCGACCCGATCACCTGCAATGCGATCTGCCCGGGCTATGTGCTGACGCCCATCGTCGAAAAGCAGATCCCCGACCAGATGAAGACCCATGACATGAGCCGCGAGGACGTGATCGCCAAGGTCATGCTGCAACGCCAGCCTTCGGGGCAATTCGCCACCGTCGAGCAGATGGGCGGTACGGCGGTCTACCTGTGCTCAGCCGCCGCCGATCAGGTGACGGGTACCAGTATTTCGGTTGACGGCGGCTGGACCGCCCTTTGA
- the xth gene encoding exodeoxyribonuclease III — MKIATFNINGVRARIETLTSWLSEAQPDVVVLQEIKTQDESFPAEPIADLGYNLEVHGQKSFNGVAILSKLPLEDVRRGLPGDESDEQSRYIEATVVGQQAVRIAGLYLPNGNPQPGPKFDYKLAWMERLRARARELRDLEMPVLMLGDYNVIPEPRDAAFPEKWVDDALFQPESRAALRRILNDGWTDAIRLREPDSKRGPFTFWDYQAGAWHKDNGIRIDHVLMSPQAADLLIDVGIDRDERAKDKPSDHVPVWVDLDA; from the coding sequence ATGAAAATCGCGACATTCAACATCAATGGCGTCCGCGCCCGGATCGAAACCCTGACAAGCTGGCTTTCGGAAGCCCAGCCGGACGTCGTCGTCCTGCAGGAGATCAAGACCCAGGACGAATCCTTCCCGGCCGAGCCGATTGCAGATCTGGGCTACAATCTTGAGGTTCACGGCCAGAAAAGCTTCAACGGCGTCGCGATCCTTTCGAAGCTGCCGCTCGAAGACGTGAGGCGCGGCCTGCCGGGCGACGAGAGCGACGAACAGTCGCGCTATATCGAGGCCACCGTGGTGGGCCAGCAGGCAGTGCGGATCGCCGGGCTTTACCTGCCCAACGGCAACCCTCAGCCGGGCCCGAAATTCGACTACAAGCTGGCCTGGATGGAACGTCTGCGCGCCCGCGCCCGCGAATTGCGCGATTTGGAAATGCCCGTTCTCATGCTGGGAGATTACAACGTCATCCCCGAGCCTCGCGATGCGGCCTTCCCCGAAAAATGGGTCGATGACGCTTTGTTCCAGCCCGAAAGCCGTGCCGCCCTGCGCCGCATCCTGAACGATGGCTGGACGGATGCGATCCGCCTGCGCGAACCCGACAGCAAGCGCGGACCCTTCACCTTCTGGGATTACCAGGCAGGGGCGTGGCATAAGGATAACGGCATCCGCATCGACCATGTGCTGATGTCGCCACAGGCTGCGGATCTGCTGATCGATGTTGGTATCGATCGGGACGAGCGTGCCAAGGACAAGCCCAGCGATCACGTCCCGGTCTGGGTCGACCTGGACGCCTGA